The following are encoded in a window of Lactobacillus intestinalis genomic DNA:
- a CDS encoding cytochrome ubiquinol oxidase subunit I: MNIVDLARFQFAMTTIFHFFFVPFSIGTAFVVAIMESMYVKTGNSQYKKMTKFWGNVFLLSFAVGVVTGIIQEFQFGMNWSDYSRFMGDIFGAPLAFEALLAFFIESTFIGLWMFTWNKVGKGLHLFFIWMVSFGTLASAFWILTANAFMQHPVGYSIKGGRAVMVNFGALITNPQLGFEYGHVIFGALLTGSTIFAGLAAFQLLKKRAISKESKQIYHKTMRLSFVLMFIFSILTIGLGDLQMQYLVKEQPMKFAATEAVMKTTGERAPWSVIAFVNPKTHEVKGNIDIPDMLSILSYHKTTGSVKGMEEINKEMEKKYGTRIAGHKMNYYVPVNTLFWSFRFMAGFGTLLALVSIVGLIMTRKGHETLYKHRWCLWVVAILTFAPFIMNTCGWLITEFGRQPWTVYGVFTTAQSVSPNVSVASLLTSNIVYFCLFTILAIIMIALVVRYLRKDPDDIENQEPKLADPFAKGAF, encoded by the coding sequence ATGAATATTGTCGATTTGGCAAGATTTCAGTTTGCGATGACAACCATATTCCACTTTTTCTTTGTACCATTTTCTATTGGTACAGCATTTGTTGTTGCAATCATGGAATCTATGTATGTAAAGACTGGGAATTCCCAGTACAAAAAAATGACAAAGTTTTGGGGCAATGTTTTCTTGCTTAGCTTTGCCGTGGGAGTAGTTACAGGAATAATTCAAGAATTCCAATTTGGAATGAACTGGTCTGATTATTCAAGATTTATGGGAGATATTTTTGGAGCACCGCTTGCATTTGAAGCTTTGCTTGCTTTCTTTATTGAATCTACCTTTATCGGACTTTGGATGTTTACCTGGAATAAAGTGGGGAAAGGTTTACATCTGTTCTTTATTTGGATGGTCTCATTTGGTACATTAGCTTCCGCATTTTGGATTTTAACTGCTAATGCCTTTATGCAACACCCAGTAGGCTATTCAATTAAAGGTGGTCGTGCCGTAATGGTTAACTTCGGTGCGTTGATCACTAATCCACAATTAGGCTTTGAATATGGACACGTTATTTTTGGTGCTTTATTGACTGGCTCTACTATTTTTGCCGGTTTAGCTGCCTTTCAACTTCTTAAAAAGCGTGCTATTTCAAAAGAAAGTAAGCAAATTTATCATAAAACAATGCGTTTAAGCTTTGTCTTAATGTTTATTTTCTCTATTTTAACTATTGGCTTAGGTGACCTTCAAATGCAATATTTGGTTAAGGAACAACCTATGAAATTTGCAGCTACTGAAGCAGTTATGAAGACCACTGGCGAACGTGCACCATGGAGTGTAATTGCTTTTGTAAATCCAAAAACTCATGAAGTCAAAGGAAACATTGATATTCCTGATATGCTAAGTATTCTTTCTTACCACAAAACTACAGGTTCAGTTAAGGGTATGGAAGAAATCAATAAGGAAATGGAAAAGAAGTACGGCACTAGAATTGCTGGTCACAAGATGAATTACTATGTTCCAGTTAATACTTTATTCTGGAGCTTCCGTTTTATGGCTGGATTCGGAACACTTCTAGCTCTTGTTTCAATTGTTGGTTTAATTATGACTCGCAAAGGTCATGAAACCTTGTATAAGCATCGTTGGTGTCTATGGGTGGTTGCTATTTTGACATTTGCTCCATTTATTATGAACACTTGTGGTTGGCTAATTACTGAATTTGGTAGACAGCCATGGACTGTTTATGGAGTATTTACCACCGCTCAAAGTGTGTCGCCAAATGTTTCGGTAGCATCCCTATTAACATCCAACATTGTTTACTTCTGTTTGTTTACAATATTAGCGATTATCATGATTGCTTTAGTGGTTCGCTACTTGCGTAAGGATCCTGACGATATTGAAAATCAAGAACCTAAATTAGCAGATCCATT